The DNA segment GCCGGAGGCGCGGCGCGCCGATTTCCTTAGAACGCAAAGCCTGTTGCGAGAGGATGGCGTTGCAACGGACGGGATAAGCGCGGCAATTTCCCGCAGCGATTTGGCCAGTCGGATCGGCCCGGGCACCCGCGTTTTTGAAGTGGTGCGGCGCATCGTCGCCGGCACGTATCGCGATGGTTTTATCCATGCGGGCAACCTCGCCTATCTGTCGATGTTGGCGATATTCCCGTTCTTTATTCTAGGCGCGGCTTTGTTCGAATTGGTCGGCGGGCGCGATCGAGCGATCGAATTGGTAACCGCCGTGTTGAACGCGATGCCGCCCACCGTGGCCCGCGCGATAGAACCGGTTGCACAAGACGTAATCTATGCCCGCGATGGATGGTTGTTGTGGTTTGGCGCCATCGTCGCCCTTTGGACCGTATCCAGCTTGATCGAATCCATCCGCGACATCCTGCGCCGGGCCTATGGAACACAGGCGAGCCAAGCGTTTTGGAAATACCGATTGCTCTCGGTCGGGCTGATATTGGTCGCGGTCATATTGTTGATGGCATCGTTGTTTGCTCAGGTCGTGATTGGCGCTGCGCAACAGGTGATAATCGCCAATTTCCCGCAATTGTCAGAAGCGATCGATGCATTGCGGATATCCCGCCTATTCCCGGCCTTGGGCCTTACGGGATCACTGTACCTATTGTTTTACACACTGACCCCGGCGCAATACCGGGCCAAGTCGTTTCCTAAGTGGCCCGGCGCGGTGTTCACGGCGCTTTGGTGGCTTGGCGTGACAACCGCATTGCCGCCGATCCTGCGCAGCTTTTTCGCCTACAGCTTAACCTACGGCAGTTTGGCCGGGATCATCATTGCGTTGTTCTTTTTCTGGCTCGTTGGGCTTGGTCTCGTTATCGGGGCGGAATTGAACGCAGCGCTCACCGAACCGGAGGCGGTCGACCCCGATGGCATCGCGCCACAACCGGCCACCGACGACACCACAGAGCAACACAACACATAACAAGCAGGCCGATGGCCTCACAGCAGGAGAACCGAACATGACGCAGCTAATGAAAGGCAAGCGCGGCCTGATCATGGGGCTCGCCAATGACAAGTCGCTGGCGTGGGGAATCGCACGGACTTTGGCCGAACATGGCGCGGAATTGGCGTTTTCCTACCAAGGTGACGCCTTGGCCAAACGGGTGAAGCCACTGGCCGCGCAATTGGGCAGTGATTTTACGTTCGAATGCGATGTATCCGATATGGACTCATTGGACGCCGGGTTTGCCCAATTGAAAGAGCGTTGGGGAACGCTTGATTTCGTAGTTCACGCCGTTGGGTTTTCTGACAAATCGGAATTGCGCGGCAAATATGTCGACACCAGCCTCGACAATTTCCTGATGACGATGAACATCTCTGCCTATTCGCTGGTCGCGGTGACGAAACGAGCCGTGGAATTGATGCCACCCCTGGCCGAAGACGGCACCGGTGGTGGCTCAATCCTGACGCTAACTTACTACGGTTCAGAGAAAGTTATCCCACATTACAACGTGATGGGCGTTGCAAAGGCGGCGTTGGAGGCGAGCGTGCGCTACCTTGCCAACGACCTTGGTCCTGCCGGAATCCGCGTCAACGCGATCAGCGCTGGCCCGGTCAAAACCCTCGCGGCAAGCGGGATTGGCGATTTTAGATACATACTAAAATGGAATGAATTGAACGCGCCTTTACGTAGAAACACTAATATAGATGATGTTGGTGGATCGGGCCTTTATTTCCTTTCGGAACTTTCTTCGGGTGTAACCGGCGAAGTCCAACACGTTGATAGTGGCTATCACGTAGTAGGGATGAAACAAGAAGATGCACCCGATGTGGCTCTTTCTTAGCGCCCCACTCAATTGCCCGGTTCTGACCTCAAGTGTATTCGATGAACACTTGAAGAAGGGCCGGTTTTAGCAAACATCGTGCGGCCCGATTGAAAGGCAATTGGGTCGCATCATGTTGAAGAAAACCACTTCACCCCCGACTCCCATGACTGTGAATATGCGCGCGGCGATTGACCGTGTGGACACGTTCACGCGCGGGCAAAAACGCCTCTTGGTCGCGGCCATTGATGCCGGCCTATGCGTGGTGGCGGTGTGGTGCGCTTTCTTCCTGAGACTGGGAGAATGGCAATTCTTCACCGAAGGCGTCGCGAAACTGGCGACGGGCGCGCTGATCTTTTGGTTTATGAGCGCCGTCCTAATCGGTGTGTACCGCGAAATGTTCCGGTTTTCCGGTGGTGGAACGATGATCCGCATCGGCAAGGCGGTGGCGATTATGTCGGTGCCGATGGTTGTGATGTTCTTGGCATTTACGGTCGTGGGTGTGCCGCGCACATTGGCCGTTCTCCAACCTCTGATCTTCTTCTTATTGTTGGGCTTTAGCCGGTCGGCGATGCGCTATCTCATAATGGATCTGGGCGCGCCCCAATCCTATAGCGGGCAACCGCGGCGTATTTTGATCTATGGTGCAGGCGCAGAAGGCGTCAGCCTCGCCAATGCGATCCGTCACGAACCCGGTTTGCAAGTGGCCGCCTTTGTCGATGACGATGGCTTGAAACATGGACAGCGGCTGGATCGCCTAAAGATCTACAATTCGTCGCTGCTGCCCACTTTGATCAGCAAGCACAAAATCAGCGATATCTATCTCGCTCTGCCGCGCCTTTCCCGCAGCGCGAAACAAAAGATCATGGAAAGCCTAAGCCAGCATCCGGTTCAGGTCATGGCGCTGCCCAAAGTGCGCGACATCATCGAAGGCGGCGTTTCGATCAATGAGTTTCGCGAAATCGATATCTCTCAATTGTTGGGCCGCCCAGCCATCGCGCCTGACCCCCAATTGATGGCAGGGACCATCACCGGGAAGACGGTGATGGTAACCGGCGCGGGCGGTTCCATCGGCAGCGAATTGTGCGCCCAGATCGCACAATTGAATCCAGCCAAATTGATCCTCGTCGAAGTGAGCGAATTTGCGCTCTATTCCGTTGATCACACGCTGCAATCGATGGCAAAAACCATCGGCGCGCCGTTCGAGATCGTCCCTGAGTTGTGCAATGTTTCCGACAGACCATCGGTTACACGCGTGATCCAACGCCACCGGCCCGACACGATCTTTCACGCCGCCGCATACAAGCACGTTCCCTTGGTAGAGGCGAATGTGATTGGGGGCGCGCGCAACAACATTTTTGGCACGCTCAACACGGTCATGGCCGCATTGAATTCGGGCGTTTCCAATTTCATCCTGATCAGCACCGACAAAGCCGTGCGTCCCACCAACATTATGGGCGCGACCAAACGTGTCTGCGAACAAATCCTACAGGCATATGCCAGCCGCCCCGACAAATCGAACGGCACCATTTTCACCATGGTCCGGTTCGGCAATGTGCTGGGTTCATCGGGATCGGTGGTGCCTTTGTTCAAACGTCAGATCAAAGAAGGCGGACCGCTGACCATCACCGATCGTCGGATCAACCGGTACTTTATGACGATCCCAGAGGCCGCCGAATTGGTCATTCAAGCCGGCGCAATGGCCGATGGCGGGGAGGTCTATGTCTTGGACATGGGTGAGCCGGTCAAGATCATCGATTTGGCGCGAACCATGATCCGCCTTTCCGGATTGCAAGAGATCGATCAACAATCACCCGACGGCGATATTGAAATCGTAGAGGTCGGCCTGCGCCCAGGCGAAAAGCTCTATGAAGAATTGTTGATCGGCGACAATCCGCGCGAAACATCGCACGCCCGCATCATGCAGGCGCGTGAAAGCCACATGTCCTTTGACGCGCTAACCGATGCGGCATCCCACCTGCTCGAAGCGATTGATGCCGGGCAAGCGGACGAAGTGCGCGCGATCATCGCCGATATGGTTCCCGAATACGCCCCGGCCCCCGCCCCGGCATAATCGCCGCTCCAAAACCCCCATTCCAACCCTCACCCGACGCCGCGCGCAAAGGAGAACCCTGTGAAATTGTTGCCGAAATCTTGGCCAAATATGTGCGTGCTTGCCGCGTCCGCTGCGCTGCTTGGCGCGTGCGCTTCGGACCCCGCCCCGCTGCAAACCACGCAGTATGTTTCGGTGCTCGATGCGGATCAATTGCCGGCCCCGCTGGACAACACTGGGATCCTTGGCCCGCTTGATCGGGTGCGGGTCGATGTTTTCGGCGTCGAAGAGCTAACCCGCGAAGTACAAATCGATGGCAGTGGCCGGATGTCCTACCCTTTCATCGGGTCGATGGACGTGTCGGGCAAAGCGCCTGCCGCGATCGAAACACTGATCGCAGCCCGGTTGAGCGAAGGGTACGTCCGCGACCCTCAGGTCTCCGTCAATCTGGTCGACACGGTCAGCCAAACCATCGCCATCGAAGGAGAGGTGGAAAGCCCCGGCATTTACGCAGCGGCAGGGCAATTGACCCTGTTGCGCGCGCTGGCATTGGCCGGCGGGCCCAGTGAATTTGCATTGCGCGAGCAGGTCGTCGTCTTTCGCGACGTTGGCGAGGATCGCTATGCCGCCGTCTACAATTTGGACGCGGTGCGGCGCGGCGCTCTCAACGATCCACGCATCTACGCCAACGACATCATTGTTTTGGGCGATTCGCCACGGCGCCGGTCCATCGACCGTCTGGTGACGATTGCCCCTGCCCTCGCATCCCCGCTCGTGATTCTTTTCACCCGCTAATCAGGTAACGGCCATGAACCAACCTCTCGTCGCCCTCCCCCTTCAGGGAAACCCCAATCAGGCGCTCTCGCCGGAAGCCACCGCGATCATGACGCCGCAATCGGCCCCGCTTGATCCGATATTGGTGCGCTATTGGGAGATTTTCTTCCGTCGGCGATGGCTGGTTCTGGCGATTGTTGGGGCGGCGTTGGCCATTGGCATTGCCGTCACCTTTTTTCAGACGCCTACCTACACCGCAGAGGCGCGGATTGAGATCAGCCGGTCACAAGACAACGTCACCGACGTCGAAGCGGTGACCCCGCAAGATGCCGATCAGGACCTTGAATTCTATCAAACCCAATACGCTTTGTTAGAGGCGCGGTCTTTGGCACAACGCGTGGTGCGGCGATTGAATCTCACACGGAACGACGATTTCTTCGACACATTCGGCCACGAATTGGAAGACGGCCTGATGATCGAAGACGGCGCGACCGGCGCGCACTTTTCGCGGGAACAGGTGGAGGAACGCGGACGCGAGGCGGTCGATTTGTTCCTTAGCCATGTTGGAATTTCCCCGATCCGGGGGTCGGCATTGGTGGATTTGCGTTTCACGTCTCCTGATCCGGAATTGTCGCGGACCATCGTCAACACATGGGCCGAAGAATATCTGCAGTCGAATTTGGATCGGCGATCGGCTTCCACCGTCGATGCGCGCGAATTTCTATCGGATCAATTGCAGACACTGCGCGAACGGTTGGAATTGTCAGAGCGGGAATTGGTGAATTACGCCGCAAACAGCGGGATCGTCACCCTTTCCCAAAACGAATCCGCCGATGGTCGCACACGCACCGATCGGACTTTGACGATCGCCGACATCGAAGCTCTCAACACAGAATTGGCCGCCGCCACTGCAGACAGGATCAGCGCCGAAAGCCGCCTAACCGGCGGTGGCAGCGTCACATCGGTTGAAAATCCAACCCTAAGCGCGCTGCGCCAAGATCGCGCCGAAGTGGCCGCCAATTTGTCGAGCATTGATGCGCGATTTGGGCCCGAATATCCGCCGCTATTGGCGCTGCAGGCGCAATTGGCGCAAATCGAAAGCTCTATCGCCAACGAAGAAGCGCGGGTCGCCGGTGCATCGCGCACCGCATTCGCCCAAGCGCTAACGAGGGAACGCGAATTGCGCAGCCGCATCAACGGCCTGCGCTCCAGCTTGGTCGATGAACAACAGGCGTCGATCCAATACAATATCTATCAACGTGAGGTGGACACCAATCGCCAACTTTATGACGGGCTGCTCCAACGGTTTAAAGAGATCGGCGTGGCGGGTGTTGGCACCAACAATGTGTCCATCGTCGACACCGCCGAAGTGCCCCGGGTCCCATCAAGCCCCAATCTGCTGATCAATCTGGCCGCATCGATCATCGCAGGCGTTGGATTGGCGGCGGCAATTGTATTCGGTTTAGAGCAGATCGATCGATCCTTGCGCGATCCCACCGCGGTGCGCGATTTGGGCCTGCCGTTGTTGGGCGTAATCCCCCGGGCGGATGACGATGACGTGATCGAAGCGGTGCATGATCGCAAATCCGCCATCAGCGAAGCCTATGTCGCGGCGCAAACCAATCTCAGCATGCTGACCGACAAAGGCCTTCCAGAGAGCTTTATCATCACCAGCACACGGCCCGGCGAAGGCAAGAGCAGTTCGGCCATGGCGCTGGCGATGAGCTTGGCCCGGGTTGGTCGGCGCGCGGTGTTGGTCGATGCCGATGTACGGTCCCCATCGGTCGAAAAATACCTCAGCATCGAACCCAATAAAGGTCTGACCCATTATCTAACCGGCGCGAGCGGGGTGGATGATTTGTTGGTAGAGATGGAGCAACCAGGCCTTTCGGTCATCACCGCCGGACCACCGCCGCCAAATGCGGCCGAATTGTTGGCCTCCCCGCGCTTTGCCGAATTGGTCGCAGAATTGAAGGGCCGGTTTGATGTGGTGGTCATCGATGCGCCGCCGATGCTGGGCCTTGCCGATGTCCCCCTGATAAGCAGCGCGGTCGATGGGTTGATTTACACGATCGAATATAATGGCGTTCAGATGCGCGGCATTCGTGCCTCGATCGATCGGTTGCGCACAGTCAACGCCAACGTCTTTGGCGCTTTGGTCACTAAATATGATCAACCCGGGCGCGGTGGTTACGGATACGGTTATGGATACGGCTATGGCTATGAATACGGCTATGGCTCAGAGGCAACCAGCGGCGCCCATGGCCTAAACAGCGATGACGCCGACAAAGCCGCCGCATTGCGGAGCGCGTGATCGAACGATGGGCAAAGGGTCCCTCCCCTCTAAGCCTATCGGTCTCGGCGGAATCGCCTTGGCGGCGGCGATGTTTATGGCCACCGCGTCGACCGTCACTCAGCGGCAGGCGCCTGAATTGGCCTTGGCCTTATTCCCGATCAACGCCGATGCCCGCGCCCGCGTGGCGGAGGCGGATTTCACCCGCGGCGCCAACGCCCGCATCGAAAATCTGGGTTCGGGCACGCCAGAGTTAGAGCGGGCCGCGGCGATGGCGCGTCGTTCGCTGGAAAGCTTGCCTCTCAACCCAAGGGCATTGCGGATACTGGCGCTGGCCGATCCGGAATCGGCGATCACGCTACCCTTGCTCGAAGCGAGCCACCGCCAAAGCCGAAGAGACACTTTGACACAGGTCTACCTGATCGAATTCGCCGCAAAGCGCGGAGAGATTGGTCAAGCGATGGAGCATTATGACGCGGTTTTGCGCCGCCGCAGTGCCTATCGCGATTCCGCCGGGCGCAACCTTGCCGTCGCGCTGACATTGCCCGGCGTCTTGGAAGAGGTGGCCGAACAATTGCCTAAGGGGCCATCGTGGGAAAGCCTTTTGTATTTCTATGCCCTGCGCACCCCCGAAAGCCATGACAGCTTCCTCGACCTGCACCGCATGATCGGTGCCGATGACACGATCCCATCAGACATCAGCGCGCAGTTCGCCGCCGCTCTTATCAATGCGGGCCGGTTTGACGAAGCGGTTGAGATCGCCGGGATTGCCGCGCCAACCCCGCTAGTGCGGGTGAGCGAATTGCGAGAAAGCGTGTTCGAGACGGCATCTCCCTCCACCACCGATTTGGACGCGACATGGCCGGGCCAATGGATCATTCCAGACGAAGCGGAGGCGTTTCTGCAGCCCATCCAAGGCGGCGGCGCGTTGATCACATTGTCGAGTGGGGCCGACGATGTCGTAGCCTATCGCCTAATCGCCCTGGAACAGGGCCAATACAGCGCGTCTTTGTCCATCAACCCGGCCCCATCGGGCGCAGCGCTAGTTTCGGTGCGCTTGGTATGCGCCACTGACGCTGGCGCTCCGATTGATTCAGGCGACGCCTCGATCATCGTGGGCGATGATTGCCAATACCAATGGTTGATCCTCACCCTGCCTCAATCTCAAACCCGCGCGGAGGACGTCTTTGTTGATGCGATCTCAATCCGTCCCACTCGCTGAACGGCTGCGCGGCGCGCGCCGTTCTTTGGCCATAGGGCCGGCATTCGTGTTTCTGGGCTTTCTGGCGCTCGTCCTGCTTATGGGCGGCAGCGCGCGCGGCGATGTCGCCTCGCTCTTGTTGATCCGGCCTATGGCGGCGTTGGTGCTAACCTATGGATTGTGGCAATTGTTCGCGGCCAAAGCGCGCGGCGACGGGCCATCTGGCTTGCGCTTTCTAATTGTAGCCGTCGCCGCCATTGTTGTGCTGGCCGCGATCCAATTGATCCCATTGCCGCCTTCGATCTGGGCCAATTTGCCTGGCCGTGCGCCGTTGGTTGCGGGGCACGATGCGGCCCAGATTGTTTTGGCTTGGCAACCGCTTTCGGTGACTCCGATGGCGACGATCAATGCGTTGGGTGCGCTCTTGGTGCCGTTTGCGGTTTTGGTGTTGTTCGCCGCGGTGGATGACAAAGCGCGGGGGAACGCAGTCCTGATTGTCGGCGTTTTTGTCGGTATGTCGGCGGTGATCGCAGTGTTTCAATCGCTTGTTCCGGGGTCTTCTGCCTTGCATTTTTACAGGGTCACAAACGAGGATGCTCCCGTCGGTTTGTTCGCCAACCGCAACCATCATGCGGTAATGTTGGCTGCAACCATTCCCCTTATCCTCGCGATCATGGCGCAATTTGGCAAAGCGAAATTGGCATGGATGGGCGGGGTCGCACCGTCGTGTGTCGTGGGTCTGTGTATGGTCGGATTGGCCGTTATGACCGGTTCTCGCGCAGGCGCAGCTTTGTCCATCGCCGCCTTTGCATTGACCGTCCCCATGTTCGCCTATGCCAAGCTTTCGACACAGAGCGGGGTGCGCAACTGGCGTAGGAAACGATGGGCCCTAATCCTTAGCCCGATTGCCATTGTTTTGATTGTCGTTGCCGTGTTTTTGATCGGCGGAGGCGCCGCGTTTGAACGAATCGCGGCAAAGGACAGCTTTGGCGATCTGCGGTTTCAAATCCTGCCGGATATCCTCGCGATGATTGCGCAGTCCACGCCGCTTGGTTGGGGCATGGGTTCCTTTCCCGAAGTGTATGAAATCTACGAAAGGCGCGAGATGATTCAGCCCGCCTATATCAATCACGCGCACAACGATTGGCTAGAGATTATCATCGAAGGCGGGTTGGCTCTGCCCACGATCATGGCGGCCATCGCCATGTGGACAGCACAGAATGTTTGGCGCCATCGACGCCAGATCTTGCGCCCGCGCGGCGATGAAGGTCGCGTCCGCTTTGCGGGTTTGGCCGGCGCGGTCATCTTGGTTGCCGGCAGCGCGTTTGACTACCCATTGCGCACTCCATCCGGGGCGGTCGTCATGATCCTATTTCTGGCGCTGATCGCCGCACCGCATCGCGGATCAGCGCCGTCATGAGGTCAGTCCTAGCCCTTGCGATGGTGGCTGCCAGCTTTCTGATGCCGGCGTTGTATTCGGGTGCCTTGCTGGTTCTGTTGGCGATTGCATTGTCGCTTAGAGGGGTGCGCGTCTCCCCACCCTTGCCCAGCGGGTCGGGCGTCTTGATCGCGGTGTTCTCTATTTTTGCCGCGCTCGCCGTGTTGGGGCCCAGTTTCAATCATGGCGTATCGGGTCAAAACATCGACGCGCTCAAATTCCTGTTCGCGGCGGTTGCACTTGTCATGGGGATGTCGCTGGGTGTGGGAAGCGGCATGGAGGGCAACCAACAGTTTGATAGCCAAGACGCCGGGCTGTTTCGCGCCCTACCCGTGTTTATCGCCGTAATCTCGGCGTTTTACGGCTATCTTAGCTTTACCGACGCCGTGTTGAGCCAGGAATCGATCGTCTATCCGCCGGACAACAACCATTCGGCTTCTATGCTGGCGATATTCCTGCCGATTGTTGTGTTGCAGATGCGCGGTCGGTGGCGCCTGATCTGCCTTGCCTTGTTGTTTGCCTTTGCGTTTTTCGCGGCGTCACGCGCGCTTATGGCACTCACTTTGTTGGCGACCGCGCTGTCGATCCAATCCATCCGGCAACAAAAGATTGCGATGCTGGGGGTCGTGGGGCTGGCCTGCGCGGTTCTATTCTATCGCGGGTTCAGCATGGACAACTTCTCGGATCGACTGCGCATGCAGATCATCGAAGTCAGCCTGCATTACGCACAAACACGCGGGGCCTATGCCTTCAATTTTGGAGAGGCCAGCTTTGCCGATTACCTCAACATTTACCCGGTCTATCAACGGTTGGAGATTCAACACGCCCACAACATGCTGCTTCAGCTGTGGGTCGCGTACGGGTTTGTCCCGCTGGGTGTGTTTCTGACCTTCCTAGTCGGGTTTGCGGTGCAAGGATGGCGTCAACGCAACTTCCTGTTCCTGTCGTGTTTTGCGATCTTTATGATGATGGGGATGATGGAGGCGATCGTGACCGATATCCGCGCCTTTGGCACCATCATGTTCACCTTGGGGTACACCTATTCATGGCGTGGGAATGGCGCGCGCATTCATTCCCCATCGGGCACGCTGTCTGCCAACGGCGCCGCATCGCATCCCGCATATTTCAGCGGCGGACGCCCGGCCTAATAGGTGTTGATTTTTGACAGTAGATGCGGACCGAAATCGGCGCTTCGCAAGGCGGCAACCAACCGTGCGTCGGCGGTTCCGTCGCCATAAATATTGGCGTTGGATGGCGTGATGGACAATGCCCGTTCAATCCCATTGGCAAGTGCGGCAGGATCGGTGGATTCGCAATCAACCGTGTTGGCGTTGCGTTCCCGCCCGGATTGGCGCGCACCGATGTTGAGGCATGGCGTGCTCAGACTGGCCGATTCAATAATGCCAGACGATGAATTGCCGACCAAGAGATCCGCGCATCGTATCGCAGAAAGGTAATCCGGGCGGGCCAGATGATCGACCACACACACCCTTTCATCACCGGCGTACCGATCAAGCATTGCGTCAATCGCTTTGCCCCCGGCGTCGGAGTTAGGCCTCAGGATCAATTGGCTGAACCCGGCATCGCGCACGGCGGCGATCACCGCCTCTGCCTGTTGCGCTGCCGTGGCCGATTCTTGAACGACGGGATGATAGATGACGACGGCGACCTTTGGCCCGCCGGATGCTGTGGGGGCAAAGCCGCATTTTCCGGCAAAATCGAACGTGCCCATGGCATGGGAATGGATGCCCACAAGGCCCGGCGCGCCTATCGCGGTGACGCAATCGGCGCGTTCGCCCATGCGAACGATCCGATCCGCAGATATGTCGGTGGAACACAAATGCACATGCGCCAATTTGGTTATGGCGTGGCGAAAACTCTCATCCAATGTGCCGGACCGTTCACCGCCACCCACATGCACAATCGGAATGGCGAGATGCAAAGCCGCCAACGCGCCTGCAAGCATTTCACCCCTATCGCCCAGCAACATCACGGCATCGGGACGGTCGTCCCGCCAAAACCGGGTCAACGCGTCCAATTCCGCCGCCAACGCCAGCGCCATTTCCCCCCCATCGGCACCGGTCAGCGGGACAGCAATCCGTGCCGCAATTGGCAGGCCGCTGTGTTCAATATCCTTGATGGTGTTGCCATAGCCGGGCGCAAGATGCTGCCCGGTCACCACAATACGACAGTCGAAATCAGGCGCGTCGTGCAAAGCCCGCAAACAGGGCAGCATTAGGCCGAAATCGGCGCGGCTTCCGGTGAGATAATCGATCTTCATATTGGTTTCGCGGGGTTGCCCACCACGGTCGCGCCCGGTTCGACATCCTTCGTCACCACGGCGCCCATACCGATCACTGCACCGGCACCGATCTGCAGTTTCTTGTCCGGTTGCCCAGGGCGCAGGATTGCGCCCGTGCCGATATAGGCATCATCGCCAATTTGGACATTGCCGTTCACCTTGGCGCCGGGTGCCAGAGTGACCCGATCACCGACAATGCAATCATGCGCCACATAGGCGTAGATATTTGCTTGAAACAACGCGCCAATCACCGTGTCGGATGTGACCATCGTGAACGGGCACAAAACCGCGCCGTCGCCGATCTCAACATTGTCGAGAACCATCGCATTATCCGCGATCACCCGGCCCAATTTCACGCCAGCCGCCTTGCATTTAGCGGCAAGCGTGCTGCGCAAACGGCCACTG comes from the Erythrobacter sp. Alg231-14 genome and includes:
- a CDS encoding NeuD/PglB/VioB family sugar acetyltransferase, producing the protein MTNSKLFGVYGAGGFGREVMPVMAQWARSQTPVDCQWRAVFIDDAAVDHTHPRYDILTLDQFAQTDAVSREAVLAVGSGRLRSTLAAKCKAAGVKLGRVIADNAMVLDNVEIGDGAVLCPFTMVTSDTVIGALFQANIYAYVAHDCIVGDRVTLAPGAKVNGNVQIGDDAYIGTGAILRPGQPDKKLQIGAGAVIGMGAVVTKDVEPGATVVGNPAKPI
- the neuC gene encoding UDP-N-acetylglucosamine 2-epimerase, translated to MKIDYLTGSRADFGLMLPCLRALHDAPDFDCRIVVTGQHLAPGYGNTIKDIEHSGLPIAARIAVPLTGADGGEMALALAAELDALTRFWRDDRPDAVMLLGDRGEMLAGALAALHLAIPIVHVGGGERSGTLDESFRHAITKLAHVHLCSTDISADRIVRMGERADCVTAIGAPGLVGIHSHAMGTFDFAGKCGFAPTASGGPKVAVVIYHPVVQESATAAQQAEAVIAAVRDAGFSQLILRPNSDAGGKAIDAMLDRYAGDERVCVVDHLARPDYLSAIRCADLLVGNSSSGIIESASLSTPCLNIGARQSGRERNANTVDCESTDPAALANGIERALSITPSNANIYGDGTADARLVAALRSADFGPHLLSKINTY